A region of the Dreissena polymorpha isolate Duluth1 chromosome 6, UMN_Dpol_1.0, whole genome shotgun sequence genome:
ATGTTtttcttttacaaaaaaaaaatgtaattcaaGCGCTTTTCATTTCACATTTGTATTCATTCTGTAAGTTGACGTGTCATCGGTATTACCAGATATCTCATGAGACGTTAACAAGTTGTTTGTATCCACTAACCCGAACGACTCTATTTATGTGCCGATACGACACTAAACCCATATTGTATTCTTGGTTGAGAGTTACCCTATTAACTAAATTAACCATTAACTTTAAGATATGTTTCGATATTTTGATCAAATTCGctatttaatttttttagcaaaaactGACGTAAGACGATTGTTAAATAAAAATCGGAAAAATGTCTGAATGCCATTGCATATCCCTCAAATGTCCGTTAAGAAGCTTAAATAAGATGATCCGATCTACCTATCGATTTAGTCCTGGAAAGGGCTATTTTGCCTAATATGCATAGTCGTTTCAATGTTTATTACGTCATAAATTTATATCACACACAAAATGCTCCTTTTCTAAGCATGCACGTGCGCTTTACTAGATATTAACTCGCGTTTGTGATATGCCATCACAGCAAAACATCCCAACAAGATCATtagatgtgtgtgttttttcgctctatcaattatttaaaaagtgcggttgaaaaagaaaaattgttgttgacctttttgtaaaaaaaatgtggccCGCGATGATTGCAAGTTGTGGCTTCGTTAGTTAGGAACACGACTGCTCGCAAACCATGCTTAAAAGTGTCAAccgtttttcttgttttaaattacataTACGCCAAAATGGTATAGTGCTTACTCTATCGAACggaatgttaaataataatttgaattatAATAAAACGTTATGGAGATAACGCGGTTCACGGAAAATTAACTTTCAAAATCAATTGCAGGACAATTGCTGTATGTATGTATGCGGTTTTTCATATGCTTTCATATAATATTCGAAAtacgaaataaatatgtttcaaccGATTGAAGGACAATTTTAAGAGTGCACGTATACGTATCTTATCACTACTGAGTTGGCATAGTTATATCGATAAGACTAATAAAGTAGACACGCGTTTGACTCTCAAAGTAGCATACGTTTACAGTTCAATATATAGGCAAACGCTTGTGACTAGTAAAATCTTTCATAGTAGGAAAGTAATTAACAGTTTTAAGGATGTAAGCAAAACTATTATTGAATGTCAACGggtttgaaaaaatatttattatataaatatatttattttcatatgtgggTCTCTTCGttatttatttacagaaatgATAAAAAAGTTATATTATTCTAGTTAAGGTAATACGTTCGATTAATGTTGTGTTATCGAACAAAGAAATATAATATAACAGAGAAACAACCCGTCTCGATATCAACTATTTAATAAGTATAGGGATGCATATTATTTTAGATTCCATTATTTTTCAGCCATAACTTCGCAGCATGTCGTTACAGACAACACCGGTTAGGAAAAATAAGTACTCTGTTGGAATGTTTGGTTGCGGCCGAATCGCAGGTAATGTTGCTTTTTACGAAGAACACTCTCTGTAACATGCGGGAAAAAATAACCTGCGTATTTTGAAGGGCTTTCATTTTATATAAGTGTTACCACAGCTTTCAATATTAGGTCATTATATTtagatttatacatgtatatacaattgtatgctttattgttttgtatcgtGTTCAGCATTTTTTGGTAAGTAATGGTATGTTTCCGCATATAATATTTGTTTGCATCATGCTATAATGTCGAATGATTTATACTTTTGACAAGTAAAAGTGTTACACGTACGAGTGTCATATGCGTAGACCTGTACAAATCCTTGCTCATTACTTCGTCCACTAATTGTACCCTTCCAAAATGTCCCTttaacaaacatacaaagcaaCATAATCCTTGCTTACCACTTTGTCCACTTATGTTAACCTACACTAAGGTGTCCACCTGACAAACATACTACGCAATAGAAGGCTGGATCTGAAGTGGATCGTAGAAAACGACGAGAAACGAATCCAACAAGTGAAAGAAGATTTCCATATTGGATCGGAAATACCGTTCTATAAGTCATCCGAACGAGATCGACTGTTAGCGGACGAAAGGTGGGCAATCTTATCAATTTATTATACAGACGCAGAAATAACGGTCTTTATATAAGTGTCTTTTGTTTAATGCTATGTTTACATGCAATACTTACACTATATCGGTTGCATACATGATATATGGTAAATAAAGATACATACTATCAATTGTAGTATGATTTTACTGAGCAAACTAAGTGACTGCgatcaaaatgaaaatgttaatttcaGGTTTACGCATTGCATTTCGCAGAAAAAGTTGTTCTAAAACCTTGTCCAAAAGTACCGGTAGCTCTTTAACCTTGATCATAAGTAACTTTAAATCcttgtttaaaaataacacaaaatccATTTTCAAAAGAAGCTCTCAATTATCGTTCTTCCTTCCACCTCTTTGTCAGCATCTCCACCGGAACTAATACCACTAACCTCTTTTAACTTCTTAAAGCACCAGCACCACTGCCAGTACCAACCTTCAACGCTGTCTGAATGCAAATCGGGACATGCGCGTTTCTTAAGTTTTTTGTACCAACATCACTTCGTCTCTATCATTCAGttgtatacatttaatttacTTATTCCTTTGTATGTGCCCGTTAGTCTGGATGCGGTTGTGGTCGTATCGCCCACCAGCACACACACGGAATACATCGTGCAAAGTCTGAAATACGGTATGACCTAAGGGACGGTTtagaatatatacatattgtatacGAAACACCCACATTGAGCAGTTGGAATTATGGTTGGTCATATAATATTTTAGAGTGCTAAAACGATGCGAATAGTGTGAACTCTAAAGTATGGAAGGGCGTAAGTGATATATTTGAATTATTGTATACGGAGAACACTGTGCCAACTATGGGAGAGAATAAGACTAGTTGTGTTTAAGAACATGAACAAGGTCGGTTGTGTACAAACCACACATAGTGTACGCATTGTCGTCTATGGTGCTTAGGGAATGTTAAGAATGTGTATAATGCATACGAAACATGGAATTGTGTCTCGCTTTAGTAAAAcggtacttaatgcatgtgcgttaaggtTCGTCCCATAtacgcatgtgcagtccgcacaaaataatcagggatgacattttttccgcctttatagtatttttcatgtaaagaaagtctcttcttcgcgAATGTCACGTTTAGGCTTTAAGTGTATTCGTTTATtagtctgtgctgactgcacaggcttatcttggacgacactttccgcacatgcatttaaatcgTTTTTCAATAGCGAGTcacatataaaaatatgtgttcaCATCTGCTTTGATAGGAAAATGTGCGTTCACCTCTGCTTTGATAGAAAAATGTGTGTTCAACTCTTCATTGGCATGAATATCGTAAGGATGATGTATGAATATAATTGTATCGAAAGGAAATGATGTGTTCACCGAGAAACCAGCCGGAGAGTCTGCTGCAGACATAAAGCTTTGCTACGAAACTGCAGAGAAAACGGGACGTATTCTCCTGACGGGGTTTCAAAGGTGCGTTGATTGCTCCCACGCGCACGCGTGGTATACAAGGCCATACCTCGTGACTCTTAACGACACTGTTAACATAAAAAATCTCAGAAACATTCTAAATAcataaaatgttgtaaattggTACTGGATTTGTAAAACATGTCTACCGATGCAGTGTTGAATTTGAGAACATAAAACAATTTCGtcactattatatatatttttctttttgaagGGACATTTTTAGACGTAACTGCTATGCATGATAACAATACCATTGTATTAACTGAACACGAAATCTTTAATATTCTTTCGAGTTATATAGTAATGCatcgttaaatatatatatatatatataacaaagtctctattagccttgttgtatttaaacaaaaacgctgtatttactttttgccgaagctttcgacgtcacggtcttcatcagcggccattttttattttcagatgttttattatctaaataatacaacatctgaaaataaaaaattgccGCTGATGAAGACAGTGacgtcgaaagcttcggcaaaaagtaactacagcgtttttgtttataaataaaaagatatatataaaaaaaaaatatatatatatatatatatatatatatatatatatatatatattatagtttcATAGCCCCAGAACTCGcaatatcattttatcaatagACATTGTGTGTAAGATGGCATTCATAGGAAGCCTTGTCATAAAACATCGCAATAACGTTCTCTCAATACTCTCATTTCCAATCTGCAGGCGTTACGATGAGTCATTCCGAGACGTGAAGACTGCGATTGACAGCGGGCGACTGGGCAAGATACAGGCGATCAAAACAACCACGAGAGACTCGCCAAAACCGTCGTACACTTTCCTGAAATCTGCAGGTTAAACAAGAACAAGTACATGTTTAAACAAATCGAAACTCCAGTTGCGTCGGCAGATCATTATTATCAACGCTTCGTTTATTTATCTTAAACAAGTTACCAATAGTTCCACACATTCACACACTTGCATCGGGACGACGAAAAGTATGTCAATAAAGTTTTTAAGAATTCCAGATGCAATGATCTTCAACTTGAGGTATACATTTGACCATGGCCAAATTGACTTGCATTTTGTGTGCGACACACTGTCTTTAAATGCTATGCAAAATAGGGATTTGGTCACAGATAAGCAACATGATAATTTCAAGGAATGTCCCCAAACTCAAACATGGTACACATTATATTTAACAACCTATATAACACTCATGAACAAAAAAGCTATGAAATcttagtttatatatttatttgttcttTTGATGGGTGATTATCTTTAGGCGAATAAAAGTGTGTATCATTTATTTTGTGTACCCTTATATCATTGTTCAGGGCCCGTAGACTTAAGTCCAAGAAAGTTATTTAAATTGGAATATTAAAAAACGCTTAAATATTGAGTCAAACGCGGCACAAATTGCCTCTATCTACACAATTCTTCACGAAGAACACTTTGTAAATGACGTGATCACCAGTGGAAGAATGTATATCTTTAAACACTGGACGTGTTTTTCTTGGTACTGagtttatttttctttcttttttattttaagttttagaatcggttggtgaatacaggcaaAAACGACCCTTTGTACCTCATTGATCCATATCCTACTGTCTTTCACCTCTCTGTTCACTCTGAAATAAGCAGACGATTTATGCCATCTTACgaaggagtccggagatagccgatgtatcacgattgctcaTTGCAGACAGCACCGGATGCAACATCCTGGCGGACCTCTGCGTTCACGACATCGACATGATCGTGTGGCTCACCAAGGCACAGCGGCCCGAGTCCATCTACATCAACTGCCACGTGCACGACCCGGCGTTGCAGGAATGCAGGTCTGAACAAGGACACGACTGAagattgtctttattattgaCCAATTcttgaaaacaaaagaaaagcTTCGTTGCGGAAGAACAGCATTACAAATGATTCATTACTTAAAGACAATAATTTCTAACGGtcttaataaaatgattaatgaTTTATAAGACCATAGTTTAGGCTAAATATTTTTTTGATGACTGCATTTGATTACtatcatttgcaaatgaacaaACTCGTCTTTACGGGAAAATAAGATGAATTAAGATTCATTACTTAAAATAATGATTCCTAACGTTATGAATTATAAactgcttaaagggatcttttcacgctttggtaaattgacaaaattgaaaaaagttgtttcagattcgcacattttcgttttagttatgatatttgtgaggaaacagtaatactgaacatttaccatggtctaatatagccattatatgcatattttgacgattttaaaacctaaaaattataaagcgttgcaacgcgaaacgattgaataatttggagagttctgtttttgtcgttaaattttgtgaaactacgaagattgcttatataaggtataaaatacgtcatgcatATGTACTCGGCGGTATAGCTCaataggctaaagcgtttttacttcaggactctggcaggactccaggggtcactggttcgaaacctgctccgggcaatgttcttttcctttttttaattttattcttgattttttactggagcttttacgatccaatgtttacatttatcaatataaagcatttaatgaataagttaaaaaatgccaaaatctgtgaaaaggcccctttaatgctatATATGACATTAATATATTGGTTAGGCTTCATATGCAtctgtttatattgatttatttaaatctcGTTACTACTCGAATACTGAATCTCTCAATACACGAATGTTTGAATTTACATGCACTCTTTCGTGAGAGATGTCGTCGGATTATAACAATATTATGTTTTTTACTGTTTTCCGTCATTTATAAATTGTTCTGATAAATATGATACTATAACCTAAATTGAATCGCAAACCAATGGTAGTctgcaaacatattatattgtataGAAGCAAATTGTTATGGATCATGTTTATGTTAAAATAGGTACTTATTACAGTTGCAAGTGTTATTTATAACAAATGACATGATACACAAGCCTTTGGCGGAATCTGTTCACATCTAACTCCTATCAAATAAGCCCATATTTCCGTGTCCAAACGTTTATCAATGATTTCAAGTGTTTCTCAGGATGATCGTCCCAACTACGCTGCACTAAAATTTTAAGCGAAGATGTTTCTATGAATATGTTTTGTGACAGTTATTTATTTCGATCGAGTTTTATCAACTGGAAACATATTGCTGTCTGAGATGTGTGGTTTTTCTGCAAATAGGGAGCCTGATGCGTTGGCTGGTCTCATAAAATACCCGGACGGCACTTTGGTAACCATGGATGCCTTCAGAGAAAGCGTGTATGGCTACGACATTCGTCTGGAGGTAATTATGTTTCTAGTTTACGAGAAGTTGTACATTTAGCGTTTATAAAAAGCCCACATATATAAATGGAAACTTGTTGATAGGAATCTTATAGTTAATCGAAATTCGTTGATTGTCTAGTGGGAATCGGCATTCATTTGTTCAGTCACGAACTACGGACAGATCTTTTATACATCAATTTAAGCCTAgttgtgggaaaacggggcttaatgcatgtccgtaaatggtcgtcccagattagcctgtgtagtccgcacaagcttatctgcGACGAATCTTtccgctcatgcattaagccccgttttcccagagtgcggctcatttGAAAATGCATCGCAACAATCACTACTACAGTTCAAAACCGACAACAAACAGCTTGCGATGAATCATCCAGAAATAATGTAGAAGGGCTATTAAATCCTAACTTCGGATTCAAGTAGTAGTTTGACACTTCGTACGGCGTTATCGTTTAAATAAACTAAGCTCGCCGTTTAAATGTTCTTACGTTACCCCTTATATGACTGAAAACTGTTTAATAACGACGAAAAACCCAAATCAAGCTAACACCATCTTTACTTAATCGGTCGGCTTTATATCATACTTGAACAGACGCTGACATGGTATGAAATATAATAGGGTCATATCAATTTACGTCCACTGCAGGCATTCGGCACCCAGGGTATGGCCCTAGCGGAGAACCCACGGGAGAGTTCCACTGTAATAGACGGGGCCTTTGGTGGTACCAGCCGTCGGCTTTACAACTCCTTCCCGCAGAGGTTTGAGGCGCCATTTGCTGCTGAGCTCGCGCACTTCATTGATTGCATGGACGGTAAATGTGTAATTGATTACACTAGTATTGGTATAAAAGCTTATTctaatgcatttttatatttacTCCTCCAAATGTCTCGCACAATACTTTCTTTGAGTGTAGAGATTATTAAAAAGGTTATGTTTCTTTACTATTGATAGCAGGTGTATAACCAGTGATGTCAACTTTTTTTTGCTGTTATCTTTGAGGTGccttggttaacccatttatgcctagtggactctcccatccttctaaatgggatcaatttatttccaaaattaggaatgtagaatatttcttacacaaattcctttaagcaaacagcgtagacccagatgagacgccgcatcatgccacggcttttttctagacgctaggcataaatgggttaaagcggTATACCAGCATTATGTCTCAATTTTAAACTGAACCATGAACGAGAAAGTTGAATATATTATACTTATTAGATATATTCACGGTACTGTAAGGCAAATGATTGTTTCTTCAATGAAATCCATAATTACCAAGTTATTAATTGTACTACGCCGATACGAACATGCATACTGTATTTTTGTATTGTGcgtatttttcccccaaaagaaACAGTATACACATTTTGATTAGAAGCATGAGTTTTCATCtctataaacaaaacatatttgtacttCTTAAAAACTTTAATTTCGTTTATCTTATGTGTCCCGTTTGCTCTGTAATTGTATTCTAGTTTGCAATTGATCAGCGTAATAAGAATATATTATGAATAGACTATGGACTGTGTCGCGTATCGCACCCGACTCCCAACTTCAATGGTCAGTATCACATTTATAGGTCAAACTTTTAATTCGGCCATACAACAGTTTGTCCGGACTGTAGCTTCTTATTCCGTAATGCAATATGAATATGATTTAACATTATGTGTATGCTTCATGTCACGTGCAACAACCGTCCCCGAGCTCAAATGTCAGGTCCAAAATGTGACGCTATCACCCGTCATGCAAGCATCAAATAACTTACCGCATATGTTCTCCATGCTTATAGCTCCGAAGGCAAAGCCAAACttagagatcaaaggtcaaatttgaccattaTACATCATACAATGGCATCACTTCAACTTTGCGCActgagaaaacagggtttaaagcatgttcgaaaagtatcgttccagatgtTTAtactgtgcagtccaaacaggccaattagggacgacactgtccgctttaatggtatttttcttttgaaAGCAGCTTTTATTTTAGCGAATCAAATTaattcggaaagtgtcgtctctaattAGACTGcgtgaactgcacaggctcatctggtacaacacttaacgcaaatgcatttagcccgaTATCCTACGAGCGAGGCTTAATCTATTTCAGGAAAAGCGACTCCTCTGATAACGAAGGAGGAGAGTCTTTGTGTGGCGGAAATAATCGAGAAAGGCATCCTGTCCTACAAGGAGAAACGGGTAGTCATGTTCTGAACCCACTTCGACTGCTTCTATCCAAGTCGTTAGGGACATCGACCACGACTTGTGTACTTCCGCTATTCACTTAATTTGCTAGGGGCATCGCACATTGTTTTGTACCTAGTATATGACTTGTACATGAAAATCAATGTTCTCTGTTTATATGCGGACGGCATGGATACGAGACAAAAAGATGAATCAAAATATACGTCGAAGCTACTTTAGTTGTGGATAATTAATTATTTGACATATTTACGAAACATTTACATACAGAGTGATAGTATTTAAGACGTATGTCGACAACTTCTTTTGGAAGCCTATAAAAAATCTTACGTGCACACAATGACTTCCTCAAGAGACGTGGGCACTTTCTTATAAAGATGTGTATTACAAATCAAGATGGCATTTCGTTGATAGTGATCCAGTGAAGTCAAAAGGTTCTCCTATACACTTATTTGGGTTCACACGGTTGGAACGAACTGGATAGAATCATTAAAGACATGCCAGAGTTAATTTGGCTGGTTTCGAATGTTGTAATATTTCACATAGttattaaactctaaattatctGTATCCCacgtttgtgttgtttttttacaacagGGCTTATAAAAGGAAACAAACATTATATAGTCGAAATGACGAGTTTATTATAAGCAAATCAAgtaatacatttacatttaatcacTCAGTCATTCTAGTGACAGCTGCCTTACGAAGATACATACACAAATGCTCGGAAGGTATTGCAAGCAATACAGGAGTCCCCGACCGGTAAAGATCTAAATCAATTTAAGTGTGCAATACCGCCTTAATCTTTATAATTATACATGTgtaacattttatattcaaatgtcACGTCCTATTATCAAGGCACAGTAAATGTTAAGGTTTGACATGTGATGTTCCGCACTCACCTAACATTATGGTTTATATGTACTGTaagattaattaaaaaattatggTTAAGTTCATACTTCTCGAGTTATGACAAAAGGTAGTGTTATTCTTTTTTTGTAATACATGCGGTTACTTTACATTAGACCTCCGGGGAAATAAAAGGTCAAGCATATTCCTGTTATATGGAAGTTTCATTTTCAATTCTAAAAAAGAGCATTATCATATCTAATATCTAGTTAAGTCAGATGGACGGACGAACGGGAGGCATGCAAGACGGACGAAGAGTGAACATACAGCCTTAGGTTTATACAAAGTTTCAATGTCATATCTTAGACACTTGACCAGGAAGTTTAACAAGTTTTAGTGGGTTTAGAGAAGCAGCGATCTTACATTTGACCCTTTGTAAATAAAAGGTAGTGCATACTCATCGTATTGCAAAATCTGATCATTAATTTTAGTTATGGAATAATTAGTTAACGGGCGGAGAGACAGACAAACAAATAGACGGACGGAGGGCAAAATAATAGTACATCCTTGCGAAACCACGGTGAGAGAGctaataaaattcatttgaacACACACATTTATAATACTGAAATGCTTTTTGAACACACAAGGAAACAATGTCAATAAACAGACTTAAATGCATCAACAGCGACAAGCAAACAAAACGAGTTTACAGAGAATGCATGCAAGGCTCAATGTTATAGAATATTAATAACGTGTAAGACAATCATTTTTTTCCGCGTATGATAAAAGTTTATAGTAAAATACATTTGTTGCTGTTTATTTCCTTCATGAACTTGAGTACAACTTATATAGGCGCAATAGAAATAACTCGATACTGCGATCTAGT
Encoded here:
- the LOC127836439 gene encoding myo-inositol 2-dehydrogenase-like: MSLQTTPVRKNKYSVGMFGCGRIAGVHLTNILRNRRLDLKWIVENDEKRIQQVKEDFHIGSEIPFYKSSERDRLLADESLDAVVVVSPTSTHTEYIVQSLKYGNDVFTEKPAGESAADIKLCYETAEKTGRILLTGFQRRYDESFRDVKTAIDSGRLGKIQAIKTTTRDSPKPSYTFLKSADSTGCNILADLCVHDIDMIVWLTKAQRPESIYINCHVHDPALQECREPDALAGLIKYPDGTLVTMDAFRESVYGYDIRLEAFGTQGMALAENPRESSTVIDGAFGGTSRRLYNSFPQRFEAPFAAELAHFIDCMDGKATPLITKEESLCVAEIIEKGILSYKEKRVVMF